One stretch of Deltaproteobacteria bacterium DNA includes these proteins:
- a CDS encoding fused MFS/spermidine synthase has protein sequence MGGRGEGSVGTTRDATRVSLYGFVVFSAAWLVFWIQPLAARGVLPVLGGSPAVWNTAMVFFQSALLAGYALAHLLIRRASPAGQLAVLAALWAGVALTVPVGGLRLLGDTPGDLPPVLWLLGTLSGSLGLAFVAASSLTPLVQAWLARTGTGAASVNPYFLYAVSNAGSAGALLAYPFLLEPLIGLERQAWLWSAALLGLAPFLVGLWLALPRERAPAAATHSPLSAAPLPWARILGLSAVPSALLLSLTRYLTTDIASVPLFWIVPLTLYLATFIHAFARHEMIPQPILASLLPRALILLTIVYQLGPKYFVLASVVHLLAFTLAALYCHGALARLRPPAADLTGFYLLVSIGGLIGGLLVALAAPLVFVDIHEYPIAIALVAALLPLGPFGLRGIRLLVAAVGLVVVVAGLSVIHIGFAGFDEDLPLVVGGAVVLVLICAPALMLLRARPALLGCALLTVFLGPSMIARGFDLQVARARTFFGVYRVVEHDGVRSFYHGTTLHGTEYLRADGSTESRTTYYGIGTPYSELLSALTRRPSPVVIGLAGLGTGSLACYARPGDEVRIYEIDPVVVRLARTYFAALRTCAPNAAIAIGDARLLLDSERRTLDFLALDTFTSDAIPVHLLTLEAFRIYRRVLARDGILAVHISNRVLDLEPVLAALADRVGLVARIKRYSAPKLPPPRPSVSSTVVVLTRDEDTLRALDLDAGRTSLGSPDRVRAWTDDYTSIVPLIRWW, from the coding sequence GTGGGAGGTCGGGGCGAAGGCAGCGTTGGAACAACGCGCGACGCAACACGGGTCTCCCTCTACGGCTTCGTCGTCTTCTCCGCCGCGTGGCTCGTCTTCTGGATTCAGCCGCTGGCGGCGCGCGGCGTACTCCCTGTCCTCGGCGGTTCGCCCGCGGTGTGGAATACCGCGATGGTGTTCTTCCAGTCGGCGCTGTTGGCGGGCTACGCCCTTGCGCATCTCCTGATCCGCCGAGCGTCGCCCGCCGGACAGCTTGCGGTCCTGGCGGCCCTGTGGGCAGGTGTCGCCCTCACGGTTCCGGTGGGCGGACTGCGTCTCCTGGGAGACACACCCGGCGATCTTCCGCCGGTCCTGTGGCTTCTCGGCACGCTGTCGGGGTCGCTCGGGCTCGCCTTTGTGGCAGCCTCGTCCCTTACCCCTCTCGTACAGGCCTGGCTCGCCCGGACGGGCACCGGCGCCGCGTCCGTGAACCCGTACTTTCTCTACGCGGTCTCCAATGCCGGCTCCGCGGGCGCCCTCCTCGCGTATCCGTTCCTCCTCGAACCTCTCATCGGTCTGGAGCGACAGGCCTGGCTGTGGAGCGCCGCCTTGCTGGGGCTCGCGCCCTTTCTGGTCGGTTTGTGGCTGGCACTGCCCCGTGAGCGCGCGCCGGCGGCCGCCACGCACTCGCCCCTGTCCGCCGCACCCTTGCCGTGGGCGCGCATACTCGGGCTCTCGGCGGTTCCAAGTGCGCTTCTCCTGTCACTCACACGTTACTTGACGACGGACATCGCGTCGGTACCGCTTTTCTGGATCGTGCCGCTGACGCTGTACCTCGCCACGTTCATCCATGCATTTGCCCGCCACGAGATGATCCCGCAGCCGATCCTGGCGAGCCTGTTGCCGCGGGCACTCATCCTCCTCACGATCGTGTATCAGCTCGGGCCGAAGTATTTCGTGTTGGCATCCGTGGTCCACCTTCTCGCCTTCACCCTCGCCGCGCTCTACTGTCACGGCGCCCTTGCACGCCTTCGCCCGCCCGCCGCCGACCTGACAGGTTTCTACCTGCTGGTGTCCATCGGCGGACTCATTGGCGGGCTGCTGGTCGCGCTCGCGGCGCCCTTGGTGTTCGTCGACATCCATGAGTATCCCATCGCCATCGCCCTCGTCGCGGCTCTTCTGCCCCTGGGGCCCTTCGGCCTGCGCGGCATCCGTTTGCTGGTGGCGGCGGTGGGCCTTGTCGTCGTCGTTGCTGGACTCTCGGTCATTCATATCGGCTTCGCCGGCTTCGATGAGGATCTGCCGCTCGTGGTTGGCGGTGCGGTCGTGCTTGTCCTGATCTGCGCGCCGGCGCTGATGTTACTGCGTGCCCGGCCGGCCCTGCTCGGGTGTGCCCTGCTGACCGTCTTCCTGGGTCCGTCCATGATCGCGCGCGGCTTCGACTTGCAGGTCGCCCGCGCGCGCACCTTCTTCGGCGTTTACCGGGTCGTCGAACATGACGGGGTACGCTCCTTCTATCATGGGACCACGCTGCACGGCACGGAGTATCTCCGGGCCGACGGCTCCACCGAGAGCAGGACGACCTACTACGGGATCGGGACCCCGTATTCCGAGTTGCTCTCGGCGCTTACCCGCCGGCCGTCGCCTGTCGTGATTGGACTCGCGGGGCTCGGCACCGGATCGCTCGCGTGCTACGCGCGACCGGGTGACGAGGTACGCATCTACGAGATCGATCCTGTAGTGGTGCGCCTCGCCCGAACCTACTTCGCGGCACTCCGCACCTGCGCGCCGAATGCAGCCATCGCCATTGGCGACGCGCGACTTCTTCTCGATAGCGAGCGGCGAACCCTCGATTTCCTTGCCCTGGATACCTTCACCTCCGATGCGATCCCGGTCCACCTGCTCACACTGGAGGCGTTCCGGATCTACCGTCGCGTGCTTGCCCGGGACGGCATCCTCGCGGTCCACATCTCCAATCGGGTGCTCGATCTGGAGCCGGTGCTCGCGGCGCTGGCCGACCGCGTCGGACTGGTTGCGCGTATCAAGCGCTATTCGGCTCCGAAGCTGCCACCGCCGCGGCCGTCAGTGTCCTCCACCGTGGTGGTCCTGACCCGGGACGAAGACACGTTGCGGGCGCTTGATCTCGACGCGGGGCGGACTTCTCTCGGATCTCCCGACCGCGTCCGGGCCTGGACGGACGACTACACGAGCATCGTGCCCCTCATCCGCTGGTGGTAG
- a CDS encoding ATP-binding protein: MAFGTRFGFLRGREIYILIINGSNWNNYKLNSTVKELRTSLTARERMRMTKARVLVVRGDDSGTEGLEECLRGLGYYVCTVAASSTQAIEGVEETAPDVVLIDGDLEAAERIGSRAALALREREIRHGETKSRLERELDEMRERLHMMEVVFNSMDEGLIASNKSGERLIFNEGAVRIGGVREPTNNVDEWAALHGVYRLDKETLLPVDENPLVLAVRGQATDGCEVFVRNKEQPQGVYVSVTGRPLKDTSDSHRGGLVVFRDITEQKATEIRLQQTIGELREQSELLQTIFDSIREGIIVSDESGEFLYVNPGAKKILDQEYFVRRKGKWSEKPADVYYYPDRVTPIKNEDLPLPRAIFNGESTDDMNIFVRRPDHPNGGIFLSVSARPLLDEVGQIRGGVIIFRDVTHGVLAEEALTRAFAQGRLEVVDTILHNIGNAINSVTTGAETLHRNLLDDPLVRRLRALADAIGPHADDWVDYIENDPQGQKVRPFIVALSEDFIRHNRRLMDTVQRVRDRAEHIADIVRTQKSPDGSGVSWKGVDLRSALSEAVNVMRDSLDDGGIRVDIDCGAAPTEIRTQESQFHQMMVNVVKNSAQAIHELAASKQLAETPRIRIRAGVDGEFLDLEVSDNGIGFGARDSRMFFAAGYSTKASGTGLGLHSAANFVVRSGGRIDLSSDGVGKGATAHIRLRLASLDPRPAGVASGSVATAGK; encoded by the coding sequence GTGGCCTTCGGGACTCGATTCGGTTTCCTCCGGGGGCGAGAAATCTATATTTTGATAATTAATGGTAGTAATTGGAACAATTATAAATTAAACAGTACGGTCAAGGAACTCAGAACATCATTGACCGCGAGAGAACGGATGAGGATGACGAAAGCTCGCGTACTGGTCGTCCGCGGCGACGATTCAGGTACCGAAGGTTTGGAGGAATGCCTGCGAGGTCTGGGTTACTACGTGTGCACGGTGGCCGCGTCCTCGACCCAGGCCATTGAAGGGGTGGAGGAAACAGCTCCCGATGTGGTCTTGATCGATGGCGACCTCGAAGCGGCCGAGAGGATCGGGAGCAGGGCCGCTCTTGCTCTGCGCGAGCGGGAAATCAGGCATGGGGAGACCAAGAGCCGGCTGGAGCGCGAGTTGGATGAGATGCGCGAAAGACTCCACATGATGGAGGTCGTCTTCAACAGCATGGACGAGGGCCTCATCGCCTCGAACAAGTCCGGGGAGCGGCTGATATTCAATGAAGGCGCGGTACGGATCGGAGGTGTGCGCGAACCCACCAACAACGTCGATGAATGGGCCGCTCTGCATGGTGTCTACCGGCTCGACAAGGAAACGCTCCTGCCGGTGGACGAGAATCCGCTGGTGCTCGCCGTGCGCGGTCAGGCGACGGACGGATGCGAGGTCTTCGTGCGCAACAAGGAGCAGCCGCAGGGCGTCTACGTCAGCGTCACGGGCCGGCCTCTGAAGGACACCTCGGACAGCCATAGAGGCGGGTTGGTCGTCTTCAGGGACATCACGGAACAGAAGGCGACGGAAATCCGCCTTCAACAGACCATAGGCGAGCTGAGGGAACAGAGCGAGCTGCTGCAAACCATCTTCGACAGTATCCGGGAAGGCATCATCGTCAGCGACGAAAGCGGGGAGTTTCTCTACGTCAACCCCGGCGCCAAGAAGATTCTCGACCAGGAGTACTTCGTCAGGCGCAAGGGCAAATGGTCGGAAAAACCAGCCGACGTCTATTACTATCCCGACCGCGTGACGCCCATCAAGAACGAGGACCTGCCGCTTCCCCGCGCCATCTTCAACGGCGAGTCCACCGACGACATGAACATCTTCGTACGGAGGCCGGACCACCCGAACGGCGGAATCTTCCTTTCGGTGAGCGCGCGGCCGCTTCTTGACGAAGTCGGCCAGATCAGAGGGGGCGTCATCATATTTCGCGACGTCACCCATGGGGTGCTTGCCGAGGAGGCACTGACGCGGGCATTCGCGCAAGGACGGTTGGAGGTAGTCGATACCATCCTGCACAACATCGGCAACGCCATCAACAGCGTAACCACGGGTGCCGAGACCCTCCACCGGAACCTCCTGGACGATCCGTTGGTGCGTCGCCTCCGCGCCCTCGCCGACGCCATTGGACCACACGCGGATGATTGGGTCGACTACATCGAGAACGATCCGCAAGGCCAGAAGGTGAGGCCGTTCATTGTCGCCCTCTCCGAAGACTTCATCAGGCACAACAGGCGGTTGATGGACACCGTGCAGCGCGTCAGAGACCGGGCGGAGCACATCGCCGACATCGTCCGTACCCAGAAGTCGCCCGACGGTTCAGGCGTGAGCTGGAAAGGCGTCGATCTCCGGAGTGCGCTCTCGGAGGCCGTCAACGTGATGCGGGATTCGCTCGACGACGGCGGAATCCGGGTCGACATCGACTGCGGGGCAGCGCCGACAGAGATCAGGACGCAGGAGAGTCAGTTTCATCAGATGATGGTCAACGTCGTCAAGAATTCGGCGCAAGCGATCCACGAGCTTGCGGCTTCGAAGCAACTGGCGGAAACGCCGCGCATTCGGATACGGGCGGGTGTCGACGGAGAGTTTCTCGATCTTGAAGTGAGCGACAACGGCATCGGATTCGGGGCCAGGGACAGCCGGATGTTCTTTGCCGCCGGCTACAGCACGAAGGCATCGGGCACCGGGCTCGGTCTCCATTCGGCCGCCAATTTCGTCGTTCGATCGGGGGGACGGATCGACCTTTCAAGCGACGGCGTAGGCAAGGGCGCGACCGCGCACATCAGGCTGCGACTCGCGTCCCTCGACCCGAGGCCCGCTGGGGTGGCGTCTGGTTCAGTGGCAACCGCGGGGAAATGA
- a CDS encoding sigma 54-interacting transcriptional regulator yields the protein MDLDEYANRRVLIVDDQREIHDDFREMLRPQPPAARANKLAAAFITEEEPPFLPDFDLLHARSGEEACDIVRAGMERARPVAVAYIDVRMPPGIDGIETIRRVREVDRDVEVVIMTAYTDRSLPEIIQSVEPLHKVLYIRKPFAREEIQQMTLSLVGKWNVEQELGGERRQLAVGHRRLSAVLDATGEAMAMYDLNGRLLFANQGYETLADLTESDLKKLSPDALAEQFQERFREPDLSDVKSRFLLRDGGDVVEESAAGSLPEQRLFHRTVAPVRDGEGAVIGSLYVYRDVSREVEAERMKAEVLRLRTEMATTYSFDGMVGDSPPMQRVYALMRQAAESGITVMIQGESGTGKELVASSFHLNSPRRNGPFLAINCAAIPESLIESELFGHEKGAFTGATRQRLGAFERATGGTIFLDEIGDMRLAMQAKLLRVLQEREIQRVGGAATIPIDARVIVATNKDLKALVKAREFREDLFYRIAAFPIVIPPLRQHPTDIPLLAKHFLNKHAERSGRVFGGISTAALRALLQYDWPGNVRELDNAIERAVLLEKTDVLQVDSLPPHFVTTRLAAEDGSTADHRSTSVSILPLRDVERRALAEALEASDNNVTRAARALGINRVTLHRKLKRHGLFSRD from the coding sequence ATGGATTTGGACGAATATGCCAACCGGCGCGTTCTGATCGTCGACGATCAGAGAGAGATCCACGACGACTTTCGAGAGATGTTGAGGCCGCAGCCTCCGGCGGCTCGGGCGAACAAGCTGGCGGCGGCGTTCATCACCGAGGAAGAGCCGCCCTTTTTGCCCGATTTCGATCTGCTGCACGCGAGGAGCGGGGAGGAGGCGTGCGACATCGTGCGGGCCGGAATGGAACGGGCCCGTCCCGTGGCCGTTGCCTACATCGACGTCCGAATGCCGCCGGGGATTGACGGTATCGAAACGATCCGTCGTGTGAGGGAGGTCGACCGGGACGTCGAGGTCGTCATCATGACCGCCTACACCGACAGGTCTCTGCCCGAGATCATCCAGAGTGTGGAGCCGCTTCACAAGGTTCTCTATATCCGAAAGCCCTTCGCGCGCGAAGAGATCCAGCAGATGACCCTGTCCCTGGTGGGCAAGTGGAACGTGGAGCAGGAGTTGGGGGGGGAACGGCGGCAACTCGCCGTAGGGCATCGAAGACTGTCAGCCGTGCTGGACGCTACCGGAGAGGCCATGGCCATGTACGACCTCAACGGGCGCCTTCTGTTCGCCAATCAGGGCTATGAAACGCTGGCCGACCTGACGGAAAGCGACTTGAAGAAGCTGTCGCCGGACGCGCTTGCCGAGCAGTTCCAGGAGCGCTTCCGGGAGCCGGATCTGTCGGACGTGAAGAGCAGGTTCTTGCTCAGGGACGGCGGCGACGTGGTTGAGGAAAGCGCCGCGGGCAGCCTGCCGGAACAGCGATTGTTCCATCGGACGGTCGCGCCGGTGCGTGACGGGGAGGGAGCGGTCATCGGCAGCCTCTACGTGTACCGGGACGTATCCAGGGAGGTGGAGGCGGAGCGGATGAAGGCAGAGGTGCTGCGCCTGCGCACGGAGATGGCGACCACCTACTCCTTTGACGGCATGGTGGGCGACAGCCCTCCGATGCAGCGGGTGTACGCGCTGATGAGGCAGGCCGCGGAAAGTGGCATTACAGTGATGATCCAGGGCGAGAGCGGGACCGGCAAGGAACTGGTGGCAAGCTCGTTTCATCTCAACAGCCCGCGGAGGAACGGACCGTTTCTGGCCATCAACTGCGCCGCCATTCCCGAGTCCCTGATTGAAAGCGAGTTGTTCGGTCACGAGAAGGGGGCTTTCACCGGGGCCACACGGCAGAGGCTCGGCGCTTTCGAGCGTGCCACGGGGGGAACCATCTTTCTTGACGAGATCGGCGACATGCGGCTGGCGATGCAGGCCAAGCTCTTGCGGGTGCTGCAGGAGCGGGAAATCCAACGTGTGGGCGGCGCCGCTACCATTCCCATCGACGCCAGGGTGATCGTGGCAACCAACAAGGATCTGAAGGCCTTGGTCAAGGCGCGGGAGTTCCGGGAAGACCTGTTCTATCGAATCGCCGCGTTCCCCATCGTGATTCCACCGCTCAGGCAGCATCCCACGGACATTCCCTTGCTGGCCAAGCACTTCCTGAACAAACACGCCGAACGCAGCGGGCGAGTCTTTGGCGGCATTTCCACGGCGGCGTTGCGCGCGCTTCTGCAATACGATTGGCCGGGCAACGTGCGTGAGCTCGACAACGCAATCGAGCGTGCGGTCCTGTTGGAGAAAACCGACGTGCTGCAAGTGGATAGCCTGCCGCCTCATTTCGTGACAACCCGCCTTGCCGCGGAGGATGGCTCCACCGCGGACCATCGCTCTACAAGCGTGTCGATCTTGCCGCTGCGGGACGTAGAGCGGAGGGCGTTGGCC